In Nonomuraea sp. NBC_00507, the following are encoded in one genomic region:
- a CDS encoding YfjP family GTPase, whose translation MKLLRRKEGPSLDSRLAALLEAASLGEGRLAEQAVSSARAVAERAGVRRSLSLDHTVAALAGATGSGKSSLYNALAGEDLAAVGVTRPTTSTAQAALWDGQGSGPLLDWLEIPQRHAAASATTPDMSGLVLLDLPDHDSIRLSHRLEVDRLVEMVDLLVWVVDPQKYADAALHERYLRPLAGHRDVTVVVLNQVDRLPPQAVDRCVRDLRRLLDDDGLEGVPVLAVSARTGTGLAELRSLLADRVAHRRAWSARLAADITTAADHLTTGSAASGADAAEAVVSGAVGGGGVFGKAGEGAASRADAGARSEGGRAKNGRAKRTAGWGRALTAALSQAAGVPLVVEAVAKGHRHRAIVATGWPVTRWARRFRPDPLRRLRIGSIAPSRGPAGRASKELAGRQAGQVVGRTSVPAASAVQRAQVETAIRDVGESAVEGLRGPWAAAVRQAARSRSEDLADAVDRAVAMASIDATRRPRWWRAVNVLQWLVFAGMAAGALWLGVLFGMDYLRLPQPPLPTVGDVPWPTVLLVGGALTGVVIAMLSRLAAWAGGRRRARRTARALHAAIGQVAKEHVLDPVEEELDRYARFTDALNRARA comes from the coding sequence GTGAAGCTGCTGCGCCGTAAGGAAGGCCCGTCACTCGACTCCAGGCTGGCCGCCCTGCTGGAGGCGGCCTCGCTGGGCGAGGGGCGGCTGGCCGAGCAGGCGGTGTCGAGCGCGCGGGCGGTCGCGGAACGAGCCGGTGTACGTCGCAGCCTGTCCCTCGACCACACCGTGGCCGCCCTGGCCGGCGCGACCGGCAGCGGGAAGTCGTCACTTTACAACGCCCTGGCCGGCGAGGACCTGGCGGCCGTCGGCGTCACCCGGCCCACGACCTCAACGGCCCAGGCGGCGCTCTGGGACGGGCAAGGCTCCGGCCCGCTGCTGGACTGGCTCGAGATCCCGCAACGCCACGCCGCCGCCTCCGCCACCACGCCCGACATGTCCGGCCTCGTCCTCCTGGATCTTCCGGACCACGACTCCATCCGCCTCTCCCACCGCCTGGAAGTGGACCGCCTCGTCGAGATGGTCGATCTGCTGGTGTGGGTGGTGGATCCGCAGAAGTACGCCGACGCCGCACTCCACGAGCGCTACCTGCGCCCGCTGGCCGGTCACCGGGACGTGACGGTGGTGGTGCTCAACCAGGTGGATCGCCTGCCCCCGCAGGCCGTCGACCGCTGCGTACGCGACCTGCGCCGACTGCTGGACGACGACGGGTTGGAAGGTGTGCCGGTGCTCGCCGTCTCGGCCCGTACCGGCACCGGCCTGGCCGAGCTCCGCTCCCTCCTCGCAGACCGGGTCGCCCACCGCAGAGCCTGGTCCGCCCGCCTGGCCGCGGACATCACGACCGCCGCCGATCACCTCACGACCGGGTCTGCCGCATCGGGCGCAGATGCGGCAGAAGCCGTGGTGTCCGGTGCTGTCGGCGGAGGCGGGGTATTCGGCAAGGCCGGTGAGGGCGCGGCGTCTCGTGCCGATGCGGGGGCTCGCTCGGAGGGCGGCCGTGCGAAGAACGGGCGCGCCAAGCGGACGGCAGGATGGGGGCGGGCGCTCACGGCCGCGCTCTCCCAGGCAGCCGGGGTGCCGCTGGTCGTGGAGGCCGTGGCCAAGGGCCACCGGCATCGGGCCATCGTCGCCACCGGGTGGCCGGTGACCCGATGGGCCCGGCGCTTCCGGCCGGATCCGCTTCGCAGGCTGCGCATCGGCAGCATCGCCCCGTCGCGCGGGCCGGCCGGCCGGGCATCGAAGGAGCTGGCGGGGAGGCAGGCAGGGCAGGTCGTCGGGCGTACCTCCGTGCCGGCTGCGTCCGCCGTGCAGAGGGCGCAGGTCGAGACGGCGATCAGGGACGTCGGCGAATCGGCGGTGGAGGGGCTGCGGGGGCCGTGGGCCGCGGCGGTGCGGCAGGCGGCGCGGTCCCGTTCCGAGGACCTGGCGGACGCGGTGGATCGGGCGGTGGCCATGGCATCCATCGACGCCACCCGACGCCCACGGTGGTGGCGGGCGGTGAACGTGCTGCAGTGGCTGGTGTTCGCCGGTATGGCGGCCGGTGCTCTGTGGCTGGGCGTGTTGTTCGGGATGGACTACCTACGCCTGCCCCAGCCGCCGCTCCCCACGGTCGGCGATGTGCCGTGGCCGACGGTCCTGCTGGTGGGCGGGGCGCTGACAGGTGTGGTGATCGCGATGTTGTCGCGGCTGGCCGCCTGGGCGGGTGGCAGGCGCCGCGCTCGGCGTACGGCCAGGGCGCTGCATGCGGCCATCGGCCAGGTCGCCAAGGAGCACGTGCTGGACCCCGTGGAGGAGGAACTGGACAGGTACGCCCGATTCACCGACGCACTCAACCGCGCCCGCGCCTGA
- a CDS encoding DUF6985 domain-containing protein yields MQIPGLGLLLEDNDLGWYKSEPIPVPVLGGAPRRIIVDGYVDDSSPEDFHAAIRAFLALDNSALTAAAPSIFAYYRDVTDDILAAGDDWYVEIEGPHQVLDHIRFGNEPMVSRDPHGDRHVYVSLECECDWEPEHGLQIVFRDGRTVTKVGPYDGHLTNSAAYADDTLDRVVYHAPR; encoded by the coding sequence ATGCAGATCCCCGGCCTCGGCCTACTCCTCGAGGACAACGACCTGGGCTGGTATAAGAGCGAACCTATTCCCGTGCCGGTACTGGGCGGTGCGCCACGCCGCATCATCGTCGACGGCTATGTCGATGACTCCTCGCCTGAGGACTTCCACGCCGCGATCCGCGCATTCCTGGCGCTCGACAACTCGGCGCTGACCGCGGCGGCACCGTCGATCTTCGCCTACTACCGCGACGTCACCGACGACATCCTGGCCGCCGGCGACGACTGGTACGTCGAGATCGAAGGCCCACACCAGGTGCTCGACCACATCCGGTTCGGGAACGAACCTATGGTCTCCCGCGATCCGCACGGCGACCGGCACGTCTACGTGTCGCTGGAGTGCGAATGCGACTGGGAGCCCGAGCACGGCCTGCAAATCGTGTTCAGAGACGGTCGCACGGTGACCAAGGTCGGCCCCTACGACGGCCACCTGACCAACTCAGCCGCCTACGCCGATGACACCCTCGACAGGGTCGTGTACCACGCACCGCGCTGA
- the lhgO gene encoding L-2-hydroxyglutarate oxidase, with translation MTEKIGIVGAGIVGLAVARELAITRGAEVTVLEKESHVAAHQTGHNSGVVHAGIYYPPGSLKARLCREGVALLKDYCAANGLPYDEVGKLVIASTGAERTRLHALAERARANGVPGIAELDALALREIEPHAVGVGAIHSPHTAICDFAAVARRLALDVVDLGGSVRLSHPVRAIRERSAGVQVLAGRRRFTFDRLVVCGGLGTDSVARMAGHPGDVRIVPFRGEFYALRGAAKDLVRGLIYPVPDPRYPFLGVHLTRQTDGGVLVGPNAVLALAYEGYGRGYGWRNIGDFRQILGWPGTMRLARRHWRTGLKEIRGSLIKSAFLKGAQRYVPELTAADLTRARSGVRAQAVARDGTMVDDFVVDVHDNVVLVRNAPSPAATSSLAIARHIAGIVPALVQ, from the coding sequence GTGACGGAGAAGATCGGGATCGTGGGCGCGGGCATCGTCGGGTTGGCGGTGGCGCGCGAGCTCGCCATCACCAGGGGCGCCGAGGTGACGGTGCTGGAGAAGGAGAGCCACGTCGCCGCCCATCAGACCGGCCATAACAGCGGCGTCGTGCATGCGGGCATCTATTACCCGCCGGGTTCGCTCAAGGCCAGGCTGTGCCGGGAGGGTGTGGCGCTGCTCAAGGACTACTGCGCCGCGAACGGGCTGCCGTACGACGAGGTCGGCAAGCTGGTGATCGCCAGCACCGGCGCCGAGCGCACGCGGCTGCACGCGCTGGCCGAGCGCGCCCGCGCCAACGGGGTGCCGGGCATCGCCGAGCTGGACGCGCTGGCGCTGCGCGAGATCGAGCCGCACGCGGTCGGCGTGGGGGCGATCCACTCGCCGCACACCGCGATCTGCGACTTCGCCGCGGTCGCCCGCCGGCTCGCGCTGGACGTGGTGGATCTGGGCGGTTCCGTACGGCTCTCGCACCCGGTACGGGCGATCAGGGAGCGTTCAGCAGGCGTGCAGGTGCTGGCGGGACGGCGGCGGTTCACCTTCGACCGGCTGGTGGTGTGCGGAGGGCTGGGGACGGATTCGGTGGCCAGGATGGCCGGGCATCCGGGGGATGTCAGGATCGTCCCGTTCCGCGGGGAGTTCTATGCGCTGCGGGGTGCGGCCAAGGATCTCGTTCGCGGGTTGATCTATCCGGTGCCCGATCCGCGGTATCCGTTCCTGGGGGTCCACCTGACCAGGCAGACGGACGGTGGCGTGCTGGTGGGGCCGAATGCGGTGCTTGCACTCGCCTACGAAGGCTATGGACGCGGCTACGGATGGCGGAATATCGGAGATTTCCGGCAAATTCTTGGCTGGCCGGGCACCATGCGCCTCGCCCGTCGCCACTGGCGCACCGGGCTCAAAGAGATCCGCGGATCGCTCATCAAGAGCGCCTTCCTCAAAGGCGCGCAGCGTTACGTTCCCGAGCTGACCGCCGCCGACCTCACTCGGGCCCGTAGCGGCGTCCGCGCTCAGGCCGTGGCCAGGGACGGGACCATGGTCGACGACTTCGTCGTCGACGTGCACGACAATGTGGTTTTGGTGCGCAACGCGCCCTCCCCGGCCGCCACGTCCAGCCTGGCCATCGCCAGGCACATTGCCGGAATTGTCCCAGCACTCGTCCAATGA
- a CDS encoding sensor histidine kinase → MPLRIKLIASMLALLGFGLTFIGLVSVSVLHGYLIDRVDGQLQLLSVRMYKKVIAIGKKDLEISDRPILIESDAIVLVKEPGGEFVPMLTDRDVDLKPKPVLSPIPDHEPYTTSAVRGGGEWRVMESMIDGRTLVVAVDLEEVDAITRRLVLIELLGGGGILLILAVVGVTIVRRSMRPLGQIQHTAEAIAGGQLGRRVPDADPRTEVGRLAKSLNGMLAQIETAFAARSASEAAARRSEDRMRQFVGDASHELRTPLTSIRGFAEYARQNPGADPAELMQRVEKAAGRMSLLVDDLLLLARVDQQRPLQMRPVDMLALAADAVQDARILAPDRLIKLDVVGGAALIVSGDEVRLRQVISNLVTNAIVHTEGGSPVIVRVGAGTDKVFLEVVDSGPGLTPEQVEHVFERFYRADSARSRRRSAEDRGSGLGLAIVRALVRAHGGTVTVDSSPEHGSTFRVELPLALE, encoded by the coding sequence ATGCCGCTGAGGATCAAGCTGATCGCGTCGATGCTGGCGCTGCTGGGCTTCGGCCTGACCTTCATCGGCCTGGTGAGCGTCTCGGTCCTGCACGGCTACCTCATCGACCGGGTGGACGGCCAGCTCCAGCTCCTCAGCGTGCGCATGTACAAGAAGGTCATCGCGATCGGCAAGAAGGACCTGGAGATCTCCGACCGGCCCATCCTCATCGAGTCCGACGCGATCGTCCTGGTCAAGGAGCCCGGCGGCGAGTTCGTGCCCATGCTCACCGACCGTGACGTCGACCTGAAGCCCAAGCCGGTCCTGTCGCCCATCCCGGACCACGAGCCCTACACCACGTCCGCCGTCAGGGGCGGCGGGGAGTGGCGGGTGATGGAGAGCATGATCGACGGGCGCACCCTCGTGGTCGCGGTGGACCTGGAGGAGGTCGACGCGATCACCCGGCGTCTGGTGCTCATCGAGCTGCTGGGCGGCGGCGGCATCCTGCTCATCCTGGCCGTCGTGGGCGTCACGATCGTACGACGCAGCATGCGCCCGCTCGGCCAGATCCAGCACACGGCCGAGGCCATCGCGGGCGGCCAGCTCGGCCGTCGGGTGCCTGACGCCGATCCCCGTACCGAGGTCGGCCGGCTGGCCAAGTCGCTGAACGGCATGCTGGCTCAGATCGAGACGGCTTTCGCCGCCAGGTCGGCCTCCGAGGCGGCGGCCCGGCGCTCCGAGGACCGCATGCGCCAGTTCGTCGGCGACGCCTCGCACGAGCTGCGCACCCCGCTGACCTCCATCCGGGGCTTCGCCGAGTACGCCAGGCAGAACCCCGGCGCCGACCCCGCCGAGCTGATGCAGCGCGTGGAGAAGGCCGCCGGGCGGATGAGCCTCCTGGTGGACGACCTGCTCCTGCTGGCCAGGGTGGACCAGCAGCGGCCGCTGCAGATGCGGCCCGTGGACATGCTGGCGCTGGCCGCGGACGCCGTACAGGATGCCAGGATCCTCGCGCCCGACCGGCTGATCAAGCTGGACGTCGTCGGAGGCGCGGCCCTGATCGTCTCCGGCGACGAGGTACGCCTGCGCCAGGTCATCAGCAACCTCGTCACCAACGCGATCGTGCACACAGAGGGCGGCTCGCCGGTCATCGTCAGAGTCGGGGCCGGCACGGACAAGGTCTTTCTCGAGGTCGTCGACAGCGGGCCCGGCCTCACCCCCGAGCAGGTCGAGCACGTCTTCGAACGCTTCTACCGCGCCGACTCCGCCCGATCCCGCCGCCGCTCGGCCGAGGATCGGGGCAGCGGGCTGGGCCTGGCCATCGTGCGGGCGCTCGTGCGGGCACACGGCGGGACGGTCACCGTCGACAGCTCGCCGGAGCACGGCTCCACCTTCCGCGTGGAACTCCCACTCGCCTTGGAGTGA
- a CDS encoding response regulator transcription factor, with protein MNPELREALIMVVDDEPSIRDLLSASLRYSGFEVLTAADGQEAVEVAERASPDLVVLDVMLPDLDGLEVAKRIDAPVLFLTARDATEDKIAGLRVGDDYVTKPFSLEEVQARIRAVLRRTRAEGTPASKLKVADLELDEDAGEVWRAGRQIRLSPTEFKLLHYFMVNAGRVLSKAQILDHVWNYDFGGTSGVVESYVSYLRRKVDDVEPRLIHTLRSVGYVLREPPSS; from the coding sequence ATGAATCCCGAGCTCCGCGAAGCGCTGATCATGGTGGTGGACGACGAGCCCAGCATCAGGGACCTGCTGTCCGCCAGCCTGCGCTATTCGGGGTTCGAGGTCCTGACCGCCGCCGACGGGCAGGAGGCCGTGGAGGTGGCCGAGCGGGCCTCGCCCGATCTCGTGGTGCTCGACGTGATGCTGCCCGACCTGGACGGGTTGGAAGTGGCCAAGAGGATCGACGCGCCCGTGTTGTTCCTGACCGCCCGTGACGCCACCGAGGACAAGATCGCCGGGCTGCGGGTGGGGGACGACTATGTGACGAAGCCGTTCAGCCTGGAAGAGGTGCAGGCCAGGATCCGGGCGGTGCTGCGGCGCACCCGTGCGGAGGGCACGCCCGCCAGCAAGCTGAAGGTGGCCGACCTGGAGCTGGACGAGGACGCCGGCGAGGTGTGGCGGGCCGGGCGCCAGATCCGGTTGTCGCCGACCGAGTTCAAGCTGCTGCACTACTTCATGGTCAACGCCGGGCGGGTGCTGTCGAAGGCACAGATCCTCGACCACGTGTGGAACTACGACTTCGGCGGCACCTCAGGGGTCGTCGAGTCGTACGTCTCCTACCTCAGACGCAAGGTCGACGACGTTGAGCCACGGCTCATCCACACCCTGCGCAGCGTCGGTTACGTGCTGCGGGAGCCGCCCTCGAGCTAG
- a CDS encoding MFS transporter, producing the protein MTVPYRKLLGMPGVPAQAVLGFLAQLTQQVAPVGMVLVVESATGSLAVAGLCAAAFSVGAGVARPFQGRLIDRRGSRLVLAGAAFMHVAGLIALVAGAVAGWPVWTFAGLGLVAGAGLPPISVTMRFEWGRRVADEGRTVAYSLVFLVQELAMLVGPLLFGLMIAVASSSLALGVVTVAAGAATLAFSRALRAGQAAGARERGRVFADRRMPVLLAVALMHGGVLGALQVGVPALAAARDVPAAAGVLVAALSLGGIAGAVAYGARSWTSAVEVRLVALMLGLGVVLAPLMLIGALPVFWVVLCVSGMMFSPALTTSSLLVDEFAPGAQGEAFGWVSTALGMGGAIGSGVAGVVGERFGASAPFLVASASALLGAGFATVLLRRGRG; encoded by the coding sequence ATGACCGTCCCGTACCGAAAGCTGCTCGGCATGCCCGGCGTGCCCGCGCAGGCCGTGCTCGGCTTCCTCGCCCAGCTCACGCAGCAGGTCGCGCCGGTGGGGATGGTGCTGGTCGTCGAGTCGGCGACCGGGTCGCTGGCGGTCGCGGGCCTCTGCGCTGCCGCCTTCTCCGTGGGCGCGGGCGTGGCCAGGCCCTTCCAGGGCCGTCTCATCGACCGGCGCGGGTCGCGGCTGGTGCTGGCGGGAGCGGCGTTCATGCACGTCGCCGGGCTCATCGCACTCGTCGCCGGTGCGGTGGCCGGGTGGCCCGTGTGGACGTTCGCCGGACTGGGCCTGGTCGCGGGGGCCGGGTTGCCGCCGATTTCGGTGACCATGCGGTTCGAGTGGGGCCGTCGTGTCGCGGACGAAGGGCGCACCGTCGCCTACAGCCTCGTGTTCCTGGTGCAGGAGCTGGCCATGCTCGTCGGGCCGCTGCTGTTCGGGCTGATGATCGCGGTGGCGTCCTCCTCGCTGGCGCTCGGCGTGGTCACGGTAGCCGCCGGGGCCGCGACGCTGGCCTTCTCACGGGCCCTTCGCGCAGGTCAGGCCGCTGGGGCGCGGGAGCGGGGACGGGTGTTCGCCGACCGGCGGATGCCGGTGCTGCTGGCCGTGGCACTGATGCACGGCGGGGTCTTGGGGGCGCTGCAGGTCGGAGTGCCCGCGCTGGCCGCCGCCCGGGACGTTCCGGCCGCGGCTGGGGTGCTGGTGGCGGCGCTCTCCTTAGGCGGGATCGCGGGGGCGGTCGCCTATGGTGCTCGTTCCTGGACGTCGGCGGTCGAGGTGCGACTGGTTGCGCTGATGCTGGGGCTCGGGGTCGTACTGGCTCCGCTGATGCTGATCGGTGCTCTGCCGGTGTTCTGGGTGGTGCTGTGTGTGAGCGGGATGATGTTCAGCCCGGCGCTGACGACGTCGTCGCTGCTGGTGGACGAGTTCGCGCCGGGGGCGCAGGGGGAGGCGTTCGGATGGGTGTCCACCGCCTTGGGGATGGGGGGTGCGATCGGATCGGGGGTGGCCGGGGTGGTCGGGGAACGGTTCGGCGCCTCGGCGCCGTTCCTGGTTGCCTCGGCATCCGCATTGCTCGGCGCAGGGTTCGCCACAGTGCTGCTCAGGCGCGGGCGCGGTTGA
- a CDS encoding response regulator transcription factor translates to MESRLLIVEDDPNILELLAASLRFAGFDVTTAKSGLDAVAAVQRHRPDLVVLDVMLPDLDGFEIVRRMRGGGVHTPVVFLTARDETEDKIRGLTIGGDDYVTKPFSLEEVVARIHAVLRRTAGEQQAAPPRLTFADIELDEESHEVWRGGNAVALSPTEFKLLRYFMTNAGRVLSKPQILDHVWDYDFRGEVGIVESYVSVLRRKIDNRSPRLIHTLRGVGYVLRLPPSP, encoded by the coding sequence ATGGAATCACGCCTGCTAATCGTCGAGGACGATCCGAACATCCTCGAGCTCCTCGCCGCGAGCCTGAGGTTCGCGGGATTCGACGTGACCACGGCCAAGAGCGGCCTCGACGCCGTCGCCGCCGTGCAACGGCACCGCCCTGACCTCGTCGTGCTCGATGTCATGCTGCCCGACCTGGACGGTTTCGAGATCGTCAGGCGGATGCGCGGCGGCGGAGTGCACACGCCGGTGGTGTTCCTGACCGCCCGTGACGAGACCGAGGACAAGATCCGCGGGCTCACGATCGGCGGCGACGACTACGTCACCAAGCCGTTCAGCTTGGAGGAGGTGGTCGCCAGGATCCACGCGGTGCTCCGCAGGACGGCCGGCGAGCAGCAGGCGGCGCCGCCGCGGCTGACGTTCGCCGACATCGAGCTGGACGAGGAGAGCCACGAGGTGTGGCGCGGGGGCAACGCGGTGGCGTTGTCACCGACCGAGTTCAAGCTGCTGCGATACTTCATGACGAACGCAGGGCGGGTTCTGTCCAAGCCGCAGATCCTCGACCACGTGTGGGACTACGACTTCAGGGGCGAGGTGGGCATCGTGGAGTCGTACGTCTCCGTCCTGCGCCGGAAGATCGACAACCGCAGCCCCCGGCTCATCCACACCCTGCGTGGTGTCGGATACGTCCTTCGCCTGCCGCCGAGTCCCTGA
- a CDS encoding RNA-guided endonuclease InsQ/TnpB family protein: MLTGRKYRLEFDFGQRLFAERLGAICRSVWNTGLEQRRAYRRRGAFIGYEEQCRQLAEAKRDPDCAWLAEAPAQVIQQTLKDLDRACRAHGTWKVHWKAKAKWRPSFRFPTAKHIPVERIGRKWGRVFLPKFGWARFRLSRPLGGSVKSATVSRDGKHWFISFLIDDGISEREEHACPAWVGVDRGVVTAAVTSDGEFFDRRHAGTDGVSSRQLPPDRKGDRQDDLGYLTPGEAERYLRLQRRLARAKKGSKRRKTVVAAMGEIMRRVRWRRADFNAQAAHRLTRSYGHVVIEELNTKGMSAAAKPKPDPGLPGRFLRNGAAAKSGLNKAILDKGWYGLEVALRSKARYTGSAIHKINPAYTSQTCPNPACGTVDEKSRKSQAIFSCASCGHTEHADIVGAKNIKTKGQAAGLVVSGRGDPPGSAKRQAPRSTAPAAQAAQAAA; encoded by the coding sequence GTGTTGACGGGTCGGAAGTACCGCCTGGAGTTCGACTTCGGGCAGCGGCTGTTCGCTGAGCGGCTGGGCGCGATCTGCCGCAGTGTGTGGAACACCGGGTTGGAGCAGCGCCGCGCCTATCGGCGCCGGGGCGCGTTCATCGGCTATGAGGAGCAGTGCCGCCAGCTCGCCGAGGCGAAGAGGGACCCGGACTGTGCCTGGTTGGCCGAGGCTCCCGCGCAGGTGATCCAGCAGACGCTGAAGGATCTGGACCGCGCGTGCCGCGCGCATGGCACGTGGAAGGTTCACTGGAAGGCCAAGGCGAAGTGGCGGCCGTCGTTTCGGTTCCCCACCGCCAAGCACATCCCGGTCGAGCGGATCGGCCGCAAGTGGGGGCGGGTGTTCCTGCCCAAGTTCGGGTGGGCGCGCTTTCGCCTGTCGCGCCCGCTTGGGGGAAGCGTCAAGTCCGCGACCGTGTCCCGGGACGGCAAGCACTGGTTCATCAGCTTCCTCATCGACGATGGGATCAGCGAGCGGGAGGAGCACGCCTGCCCGGCATGGGTGGGTGTGGATCGGGGGGTGGTCACGGCCGCTGTGACGTCGGATGGGGAGTTCTTCGACCGCCGCCACGCCGGAACCGACGGTGTGTCCTCCAGGCAACTGCCACCGGACAGGAAAGGAGACCGCCAGGACGACCTGGGGTATCTCACGCCCGGCGAAGCGGAACGGTATCTGCGGCTGCAACGCCGGCTCGCCCGCGCGAAGAAGGGATCGAAGCGGCGCAAGACGGTCGTGGCCGCGATGGGTGAGATCATGCGGCGGGTGCGGTGGCGGCGCGCCGACTTCAACGCGCAGGCCGCGCACCGGCTCACCCGGTCCTACGGGCATGTGGTCATCGAAGAGCTGAACACCAAGGGCATGAGCGCGGCCGCCAAGCCGAAACCCGACCCCGGCCTGCCGGGCCGGTTCCTGCGCAACGGCGCGGCGGCGAAATCCGGGCTCAACAAGGCGATTCTCGACAAGGGCTGGTACGGCCTGGAAGTCGCCCTGCGCTCCAAGGCCCGCTACACCGGCAGCGCCATCCATAAGATCAACCCCGCGTACACGTCCCAGACGTGCCCGAACCCTGCCTGCGGGACAGTGGACGAGAAGAGCCGCAAGAGCCAAGCGATCTTCTCCTGCGCTTCTTGCGGGCACACCGAGCACGCCGACATCGTCGGGGCGAAGAACATCAAAACCAAAGGACAGGCGGCCGGGCTGGTCGTCTCAGGGCGTGGAGACCCACCCGGGTCCGCGAAACGCCAAGCACCCCGTTCCACAGCACCGGCCGCGCAAGCGGCACAAGCTGCCGCATAG
- a CDS encoding ABC transporter: MDLLGALESLRRPLDRDLFPLTIGETAADRRALRELTGQLDDYLLPRLRALDAPLLAVVGGSTGAGKSTLVNSLVGADVAEPGVLRPTTLVPTLVASPADRAWFMGQNVLPGLSRATGSGPGALRVVSSTALGDGLALLDAPDIDSVVTSNRELAAQLLAAADLWLFVTTAARYADEVPWSFLRSARERSTALAVVLDRVPPDAIEPVARDLSRLLTENGLDGTRLFTVPEAALPSEKARLPVASVQPIASWLTGLAADAAARARVVRQTLSGALDSLDTRVPALAAAVSRQQAAFDGLRSIVSGAYAGGMADFDEGMRDGSLLRGEVLARWQDFIGTGDLMRSLESRVGWLRDRIVGFFTGRVPEVQLRDALESGVETLLRGAADGAAERALEGWSAAPGGPGLLERLGAIESARLGRASPGLGKQAEAVVRGWQEYVLDLVRAEGAEKRTTARVASFGVNGAGLLLMLAVFASTGGLTGIEVGIAGGTSVLSQKLLEAVFGDQAVRTLTARAREDLRERVRGLLDAEAARFNVLLEDVEPPRDTADALLAALRSVRAHRADLPTAATAEGGVTPEEGR, translated from the coding sequence ATGGACCTGCTGGGCGCGTTGGAGTCGCTGCGCCGGCCGCTCGATCGTGACCTGTTCCCGCTGACGATCGGCGAGACGGCGGCGGACCGGCGTGCGCTGCGGGAGCTGACCGGCCAGCTCGACGACTACCTGCTGCCCCGGTTGCGCGCCCTGGACGCGCCGCTCCTGGCCGTCGTCGGCGGGTCCACGGGAGCGGGCAAGTCCACGCTGGTCAACTCGCTGGTCGGGGCCGACGTGGCCGAGCCGGGGGTGCTGCGGCCCACCACCCTGGTGCCCACGCTCGTGGCCAGCCCGGCCGACCGCGCCTGGTTCATGGGCCAGAACGTGCTGCCCGGCCTGTCCCGCGCCACCGGCTCCGGACCTGGCGCGCTACGCGTGGTGTCGTCGACCGCTCTGGGCGACGGCTTGGCGTTGCTCGACGCACCCGACATCGACTCGGTGGTGACCTCGAACCGGGAACTCGCCGCCCAGCTCCTGGCCGCCGCTGATTTGTGGCTGTTCGTCACGACCGCCGCCCGGTACGCCGACGAGGTGCCGTGGAGCTTTCTGCGTTCGGCCCGGGAACGCAGCACCGCACTGGCGGTCGTCCTCGATCGCGTGCCGCCGGACGCCATCGAGCCGGTCGCCCGCGACCTTTCCCGCCTCCTCACCGAGAACGGCCTCGACGGCACCCGCCTGTTCACCGTCCCCGAAGCGGCTCTGCCTTCCGAGAAGGCGCGGCTGCCGGTCGCGTCGGTCCAGCCCATCGCCTCGTGGCTGACTGGGCTGGCCGCCGACGCCGCGGCACGAGCCCGCGTCGTACGTCAGACGCTGTCGGGAGCGCTCGACAGCCTCGACACCCGGGTGCCCGCGCTGGCTGCGGCCGTCTCGCGCCAGCAGGCCGCCTTCGACGGGCTGCGTTCCATCGTGTCGGGCGCGTACGCCGGCGGGATGGCCGACTTCGACGAAGGCATGCGGGACGGATCGCTCCTGCGGGGGGAGGTCCTGGCCCGCTGGCAGGACTTCATCGGCACCGGCGACCTCATGCGCTCCCTGGAGAGCCGCGTGGGCTGGCTCCGCGACCGTATCGTCGGCTTCTTCACGGGGCGAGTGCCGGAGGTCCAGCTCAGGGATGCCCTGGAGAGCGGTGTCGAGACCCTGCTCCGGGGCGCCGCCGACGGGGCCGCCGAGCGCGCGCTGGAGGGCTGGTCGGCCGCCCCCGGTGGGCCCGGCCTGCTCGAACGGCTCGGCGCCATCGAGTCCGCCCGGCTCGGCCGCGCCTCGCCCGGCCTCGGCAAGCAGGCCGAGGCGGTGGTGCGGGGGTGGCAGGAGTACGTCCTGGACCTGGTGCGGGCCGAAGGCGCCGAGAAGCGGACCACGGCGCGAGTGGCGTCGTTCGGGGTGAACGGGGCGGGGCTGCTGCTCATGCTGGCCGTGTTCGCGTCCACGGGTGGGCTGACCGGGATCGAGGTGGGGATCGCGGGCGGGACGAGTGTGCTGTCGCAGAAGCTGCTGGAGGCGGTGTTCGGGGACCAGGCGGTGCGGACGCTGACGGCTCGGGCGCGGGAAGATCTACGTGAGCGGGTGCGCGGGCTGCTCGATGCGGAGGCCGCCCGGTTCAACGTCCTCCTGGAGGACGTTGAGCCGCCGCGAGACACGGCGGACGCGCTGCTCGCGGCCTTGCGATCGGTACGCGCCCACCGCGCCGACCTCCCGACGGCCGCAACAGCCGAGGGTGGCGTGACGCCGGAGGAGGGGCGGTGA